The Geoalkalibacter sp. nucleotide sequence GATGACCAGGGCGTTGAGTTCCTCGTGCACGAAAATCCGCCGCAATTGCAGCATGGTGCGCAACAAGTTGACGGCCTTCTTGGCGTCGATGTTGGAGAGGTAAAAGGTCTGGATGATGTGATCCTCGTATTGCTTTTCCTTCTCCTTGGTCTTGCTGTAGAGCAGAATCGTCTTGGAGTTGAGGACCTTGCGCGCCAGGCCCTTCATCTTCATCAGCAGTTCCAGGGCCTGGGCAAAGGTCGCGTTTTCCAGAAACACGGTGACCTTTTCGCCGCGGATTTCCTCGTCGAAGAGAAAATTGATCCCCGAGAGCTGCGAAAGAATATTGAACACGTCCTGCAGGTTGGCTTCCTGAAACTTGAGGGTGATCGGCTTGTCGGCCGTCACGTCGAGCTCGAATCCGTCGAGCACCGTGATATGGGCGGCGCGCACCCGTTCCATCAGATCGCGGGCCCGCTGGTTTGCCGGATCCAGCTCCAGGGCGCGGTTGAGCACCTGCTTGGCATGAACGAACTTTCGCGAACGGAAAAAATTCTCCGCGTCATCGGTCAGGCGCTGCGAACGCACCTGACGCCGCACGGTTTCCAGGTCCTGACGGGCGACTTCCAGGGATGGGTCGAAGTTGATGGCGAGCTGCAATTCGTTGATGGCCTCGGGGAATCGACCCTCGGCGGCAAGAACGCGGCCGCGCCGATGATGTTCCTGTCCGGCCAGCATTCGGGCCTCCTGCAGGCGAAGCCGATTCTCCTGGCTGCCGGGATCGGCCTGCACGGCCTGGATGTACTTGGCCACCGCCAGGTCATATTGGCCGGAGGCCACCAAATCCTCGCCGCCGCGCAGGGCGGTGGTGCCCGGAGCGCAACCGCTCATCAGCATCAGTAACGACAGGGCGCCTGCGATTTTGCGGCGGACCGAAAAAGACGGCAACAGGTTCATCGGGACATCACCCTTGGCTGGGGTTGGAAATCATGCACGGTATCAGCGCCCCGCCGGCCGAGGCGGCGGCAACATGCGCCGAGGAGCGCCGGGGCTCGCGGCCGGCGCTGCCGGAGAGCCGAAAGAGCTGACCGCCGGACGCTCCTGAAGGGGCAGGACAATCGGATAAGGACTGCCCTGCTGGGCGATCACCAGACGTTGCGGCGTCAACTCCGTCACCTGAAAATCGCTGCCGAAGGTTTCCCCCTCGCGTGCCAGAAACACTTCGCCGCCGGATTCGAGAAACACGGTCTTGCGCCCCGCGGTTTCAACAAAGCCGAGCACGTTGAAGCGTACCGGAGGCATCAGCGCCGCGGGATCCGCGGCAGCTTGCGGCTCGGGCAGGACCACCGGCGGCGGTGGCGGCGGCAAGGGCGGGGCCGGAGGGGCGACCGGAACCGTGGGCGCGGCGAACAAGGGGCCAAAGAGATCTCGCGCGGAACCGGTAAAACTTGTCGCTTCCTCCTCCAGAAGATCCAGACGCAAGCGCTCCGGCGCGGCCGCCTTCGGCGCCTCGGCGGGAGCCGCGCGCCGCGTCGCGGCCGCCGTGCGCGATGTCTCGCCCGGATCGGCCACCCGCTGTTGGCGCGGACTCTGCCAGCCGGCATAAACCCCGGCGCAGGCCAGCGCGACCAGACAACCGGCGAGCAGTTTCTTCTGATTCGCGCTCGTCACGTCGCCTGCCCCCGAAAGTAGGTGGTGAAGCGCAGATTGAGCGTGGTCGTGCGCCGCGCGGCGTCGCCTCCGGAAAACGCGATTTCATCCAGGGCGATGATGCGCGCGGACTGCTCCAGGGAGAAGACGAACTGCTTGAGTTGCTCGTAGGTCCCGTTCACGGAAAACACCAGGGTGTAGCTGAGCAGGGAACTGTCGCGCAGATGCTGTGGATCATAGGTGATGCGCTCGATGGCAAGCCCCGCCTCCGTCGCCAGATCGAAGACTTCGCCGACCAGGCGCGACAAATCCTCCCGCGGGGGGATGGCGTCGAAAAAGACCGCCAGATCCTCCTGCCCCCGCCGGAAAATTTCCGACGCAGAGTCCTGTGGCGCCCCCGGTTGATCCAATCGCCGCAGTCGCTCTTGCTGTTGCAGCACATCTTGCTGCAAGCGGGTGACGCGCGGGGCGAGCAAACGGGCGTCGACCAGGTAAAGTCCGAGGTTGGCCGCCAGCAGCAGGCCTACCACGACCGGCATGATGCGATTCTGCCGCCACAGGGCGCGAAGGTAAGCAGCCGCTCTCATCTCAAAACGCCTCGCGCACGACCAGGGAAAAAAGCACCGCTTCACGCTCGCGGCCGGCGAAATCCACCACGGTGGTTTTCTCCTGGCGCAGCAGATAGGTTTGGCGGAAATGTTCCGATTTCATGAGCTGATCGAGGCAGGTCGTCATTTCCTCCAGGCCGCGCGCCACAGCGGTCAGGTTCAGGGCGCGGGTTTTGTAATCCGGAAGGATGCTGCGCAGGGACACCCCCTCGGGAATCACCTCCTCGAAGCGGTCGAGCAGTTGCGTCCAACGAAAGCTGTCACGCTCCAGGATGCTGTTTGCCTTGGCGATATCCTCCAGCATCTGCTGATAGACGGCGGGGCTGACCTCAACGGCGCCTTCGCCGCGCGCCGCGGCCTCCTGCCTCAACCCCTCCAGTGTTTTCTCCAATGCGCCGAGTTGCCCACGCCCTTGCCAGAGAAAAACCCCATGGAGGACCAGAAGCGCCGAGAGTCCCAGGCCGGCGACCGCGTAGCCGAGATTCCAGGCACGACGATTGACATAGGTGCGATTGGCCAAATTGAGGCTGATCTTCATGCCGCCCCCCACAGCAGCCGCTCGCCGGCGCCGACCGCCGCCACCATGGACGGCCCGGGCCGCCCGGCGCCCTGAGCGGCAAGACTCATCAGCCGCTCAAAATGAGGGTCGAGAAGCTGCGGCTCCTTGTCGAACAGTGCCGTCAGCGCCTCGCGCACCGTCCCGGCATCCTTCCAGTCGCAATGGAGATAGACGGCCGAGCGGCGCAGGGCCGCCTGGCCTCCCTGAAATCCGACCAATGAGCGGTTGAGCTCCTGAAAAACCAGGTCGGCATCCTCGGCGATGTCGCGCACCCGATGAAACACCAGCCCCCGCCCCTGAAAAATTTCCAGGCTCAGGACGCGCCCTTCCAGGCCGATGAAGACGAAATCCTCCCCCATGTCCAAACGCGTGCGGTAATAGTTGTAGAGATTAAAGGAATGAAAATCAATCAGCAACGCATGAAATCCCGCCCGCTCCACCACGTCCTGATACTGATCGAGCACGCCGCGCTCCATGATCGAGGTCACGACCCGCATGCGCCCCGTGTCGCTGCGGCTCAGCACGTGAAAATCCAGGCAGATGTCGCTGAGTTCGCTGGGCAGGCTTTTCTTGAGCTGCCAGCGCAAGATGTCGATGCCTTCCTGCTTGGTCTTGAAGGGCGATTCGATTTCCGTCAGGATCACCCTGCCCGCCTGATCGGGCAGGGACAAAGCCAACCGATCCTCGCGCCCGGCCAACGGATGCAGAACTTCGGCGATGCTTTCCGCCATCTCCTGGGGATTGCTCAGGTTGACTTCGCGCAGCGCCGGATTGATCGCGCCGGGTTTGAGCCCGAAGGTGCGCGCCGCCTGCAGTTGCACGCCCTTGCCCTGACGATGCAGCGCCACGGCCTGAATGTGCGCCTCGTTGAGGCTGAGCCCGAGATAGGTCCGCCGCAGCACCGCTTCAGTTCCTCTCCACGAAGGTCACGCGATTGATTTCCTTGAGGGTGGTCGTGCCCTCCAGAACCTTTTCCACGGCCGCCTCGCGCAAGAAAACCGTTCCGGCGGCCGCCGCGGCGCGCTTGAGCTGAGAGACCGGCGCCTTGGCCAGGATCAGTTCGCGCAGGTCATCGTTGAGTTCGAGCATTTCGACGATGGCGCTGCGCCCGAGAAAGCCCATGCCGCGGCACTCCTTGCAGCCCTCGCCCTCGAAAAATTGATGATCGCGGCAGCGCTCCCAATCAAGCCCGGATTCCTCGACAACCGCGCGCTCGACCTGGGCGGGGCGACGGCAGTGGGGACAGATCCGCCGCACCAGGCGCTGCGCCAGCACCACGTTGAGACAGCTCACGAAGTTGTAGGGATCGATGCCCATGTGCAAAAAGCGCCCCAGCACATCAAAGACGTTGTTGGCATGCACGGTGGTGAACACCAGGTGGCCGGTCAGCGCCGACTGCACGGCGATCTGGGCGGTTTCCGGGTCGCGGATCTCACCGACCATGATCTTGTCGGGGTCGTGACGCAGAATGGAGCGCAACCCCCTGGCGAAGGTCAAGCCTTTCTTCTCGTTGACGGGGATCTGTACCACGCCCTTGAGCTGATATTCGACGGGATCCTCGATGGTGATGATCTTGTCTTCCTGGGTGTTGATCTCGGTGAGCGCCGCGTAGAGGGTGGTGGTCTTGCCGCTGCCGGTCGGCCCGGTGACCAGCACCATGCCGTAGGGCTCGCGGATCTTGCGCCGGAAGCGGCGGATTTCGCGCTCGGCGATGCCCAGCACTTCCAGGGTCAAACCCTTGAAATCGGCGGCGATGGTCTCCTTGTCGAGGATACGGATGACGGCGTCCTCGCCGAAGATGCTGGGCATGATGGACACGCGAAAGTCGATGGAGCGCCCGCCGATGCGCACCTTGAAGCGTCCGTCCTGGGGGATGCGCCGCTCGGAGATGTCGAGTTCGCTCATGACCTTGAGGCGCGAGATGATCGGGCTCTGGAAACGTGAATCCAGGGGCGCGGTCGCCGAATAGAGCACGCCGTCGATACGAAACTTGATGGCGACCCCATCGAGGTTGGTCTCGATGTGGATGTCGCTGGCGCGGCGGTTCAAGGCATCATAGAGCGTCGAGTCGATGAGACGAATGATGGGACTGGTGTCCGCCGTGAGCTTCTCAAGGGAGAGAACCTCCTCGCCCTTGTCCGTTTCCTTGACCAGTTGCAGCTTGAAGTCTTCCGAGGCTTCCTGCAACACGCTCTGGCTGCCTTCGCTGCGCTCGAGCAGACGCTTGATGCGCGAGCGCGCGGCCACCTTGAGAATGAGGCGCGTATCGAGAATCAACTCCAGGCTGTCGAGGGTGCTGACATCGGTGGGATTGGGTGTGGCGACCACCAAACCCTCCTCGCGCCGCTCCAGGGGCAGGATCTGGTAGCGCGCGGCCAGACCGGGCGGCAGGGAGGCTTGCAACTCGGGGTCGGGAGTCACCTTGGCGAGATCGACGTATTCCATCTGAAACTGACGCGCCAGGGCCTGGGCGAGCAGATCGTCGCTGAACAAGCCCTCCTCGATGCCGGCCTCGCCGAAGGTTTTCCCCGAAAGCTGCATGCGCTGCAGAATGAGCTCGGCCTGGGCGGGAGCGATGGCGCCCATCTCGACCAGAATCTCTCCGATTTTCTTGCGCTCGAACTTCACGTTGCCAATCCGTTACTGAACCGTTCCGGCCAGCTGAAAGATGGGGAAATACATGGCCACCACGATGCCGCCGATGAGCAGGCCCATGACCAGCATCATCACCGGCTCGACCAGGGTGGTGAGACGATCGAGCCGCACCCCGACCTGCTGCTCATAATAATCGGCCACCTCGGCGAGCATTTCCGCAAGGGCGCCGGTGGTTTCGCCGACACCGATCATTCGCAGGGCGATGCTCGGGAAAAAAGCCGCCTTTTCAAAACTTTCCGAAATCGCCATACCCTCTTCCACCCGCTGCGTGGCCGCCAGCAACCGCTCCTCGAGAACGCGGTTGTTGAGCGTCGCGCGTGACATGCGCATGGCCTGCACCGCCGGGATCCCCCCGGCGAGGGTGGTGCTCAGGGTTCGGCAGAAATTCGAGATGGAGTAATCGTTAAGCAAGGCCCCGAAAAAAGGCAGGCGCAGCTTGAGACGATCGAGCAGATAGCCGCCGCGGTCCGAATGGATGAAAATCCTTCCGGCGATCAGCCCCAGAACGGCGAGCAGGATCACCAGCGGCAGATAGCGGCCCAGACCCTCTGCCGTCGCGATGACGACGCGCGTCAGAAAGGGCAGCTCCACGCGCGCGTCGGCATAAATCTGGGTAAAGCGCGGCACCACGTAAATCATCAGCAGCAGCACCACCGCGGTCACGACCACGGAGAGAAAGGCCGGATAAAACGTCGCGCTGCGGATCTTGGCCTTGATCGCCTCCATGCGCCGCTGGTACTCGATATAGCGCGCCAGGGTCACGGGAAGATCGCCGGTGCGCTCACCGGCGCGGATGGACGCGATGTACAGATAGGGGAAATAGCGCGGAAACTTCTCGAAGGCTTCCGAAAGAGAGCTTCCCCCCTTGATGTCCTCGCGCACCTCCCGAAGGACATTCAACACCGCGCCGACTTCCATCTTTTCCATGAGCGTGTCGAGCACCTGCAAAATGGGCAAGCCCGAACGCAAGAGCACCAGCAGCTCCTGGTTGAAGGAGAGAAAGCGTCGCCCGGAAAAACGCGGCCCGAGGGAACCGGTCTGCCGCAGGAGCTGAAAGGGAATCTTCTTGATGAAGAAAACATGGAAGCCCTGCTCGACCAGACTGTCCCTGAGCACCTGGGCCGTCGGGGCCTCGAACTCCTTTTCAACCACGCGCCCATCGGCCATGCCGATTTTGCATCTGAAGGTGGACATAGGGTGTAAAGGTACCACAAGAGCACGTTAAAGGAAAACCGAAATCCTGACCGCGAAAGGATCCGTCACGAAACGCGAGGGGAAAGAGAAGTGTACGAAATCTCTGCGCAAAAAGATTTCAATAGGACTTCTGATCGTGCTCCGCGCCGTGACAGTTGAGGGAACAGCTGCCGTGGCGTGACGCCACTCCGCGGCTGTCGAATTTGAGCTGGCCCGCTGCATTGGGTCGCACCACATCCTCA carries:
- the pilO gene encoding type 4a pilus biogenesis protein PilO, translating into MRAAAYLRALWRQNRIMPVVVGLLLAANLGLYLVDARLLAPRVTRLQQDVLQQQERLRRLDQPGAPQDSASEIFRRGQEDLAVFFDAIPPREDLSRLVGEVFDLATEAGLAIERITYDPQHLRDSSLLSYTLVFSVNGTYEQLKQFVFSLEQSARIIALDEIAFSGGDAARRTTTLNLRFTTYFRGQAT
- a CDS encoding PilN domain-containing protein, which codes for MKISLNLANRTYVNRRAWNLGYAVAGLGLSALLVLHGVFLWQGRGQLGALEKTLEGLRQEAAARGEGAVEVSPAVYQQMLEDIAKANSILERDSFRWTQLLDRFEEVIPEGVSLRSILPDYKTRALNLTAVARGLEEMTTCLDQLMKSEHFRQTYLLRQEKTTVVDFAGREREAVLFSLVVREAF
- the pilM gene encoding type IV pilus biogenesis protein PilM, with amino-acid sequence MLRRTYLGLSLNEAHIQAVALHRQGKGVQLQAARTFGLKPGAINPALREVNLSNPQEMAESIAEVLHPLAGREDRLALSLPDQAGRVILTEIESPFKTKQEGIDILRWQLKKSLPSELSDICLDFHVLSRSDTGRMRVVTSIMERGVLDQYQDVVERAGFHALLIDFHSFNLYNYYRTRLDMGEDFVFIGLEGRVLSLEIFQGRGLVFHRVRDIAEDADLVFQELNRSLVGFQGGQAALRRSAVYLHCDWKDAGTVREALTALFDKEPQLLDPHFERLMSLAAQGAGRPGPSMVAAVGAGERLLWGAA
- a CDS encoding GspE/PulE family protein, whose protein sequence is MGAIAPAQAELILQRMQLSGKTFGEAGIEEGLFSDDLLAQALARQFQMEYVDLAKVTPDPELQASLPPGLAARYQILPLERREEGLVVATPNPTDVSTLDSLELILDTRLILKVAARSRIKRLLERSEGSQSVLQEASEDFKLQLVKETDKGEEVLSLEKLTADTSPIIRLIDSTLYDALNRRASDIHIETNLDGVAIKFRIDGVLYSATAPLDSRFQSPIISRLKVMSELDISERRIPQDGRFKVRIGGRSIDFRVSIMPSIFGEDAVIRILDKETIAADFKGLTLEVLGIAEREIRRFRRKIREPYGMVLVTGPTGSGKTTTLYAALTEINTQEDKIITIEDPVEYQLKGVVQIPVNEKKGLTFARGLRSILRHDPDKIMVGEIRDPETAQIAVQSALTGHLVFTTVHANNVFDVLGRFLHMGIDPYNFVSCLNVVLAQRLVRRICPHCRRPAQVERAVVEESGLDWERCRDHQFFEGEGCKECRGMGFLGRSAIVEMLELNDDLRELILAKAPVSQLKRAAAAAGTVFLREAAVEKVLEGTTTLKEINRVTFVERN
- a CDS encoding type II secretion system F family protein; its protein translation is MSTFRCKIGMADGRVVEKEFEAPTAQVLRDSLVEQGFHVFFIKKIPFQLLRQTGSLGPRFSGRRFLSFNQELLVLLRSGLPILQVLDTLMEKMEVGAVLNVLREVREDIKGGSSLSEAFEKFPRYFPYLYIASIRAGERTGDLPVTLARYIEYQRRMEAIKAKIRSATFYPAFLSVVVTAVVLLLMIYVVPRFTQIYADARVELPFLTRVVIATAEGLGRYLPLVILLAVLGLIAGRIFIHSDRGGYLLDRLKLRLPFFGALLNDYSISNFCRTLSTTLAGGIPAVQAMRMSRATLNNRVLEERLLAATQRVEEGMAISESFEKAAFFPSIALRMIGVGETTGALAEMLAEVADYYEQQVGVRLDRLTTLVEPVMMLVMGLLIGGIVVAMYFPIFQLAGTVQ